In Setaria italica strain Yugu1 chromosome IX, Setaria_italica_v2.0, whole genome shotgun sequence, the genomic stretch GTGGTTCTAAACAGTCACACCGTTACACGCATCATGAGTCCTCGGAGAGAGGAAGCATGTGTGTGCCTATGTGGATCGCTATTATACTTGGCCAAATTATTCCTTTGAATGGTATATCATCTTGTCATTTTCAGACCTTTTATTTAAAGTATTGCCATGTTCAGTACAGTGGACACCTTTTCGATCGCGTGCACTATGAATCGTGATTCTCTCGTTCTCGGGCTTCGAACACGTACCAATCAAAGAAAATACGCCTTGCATAAACAGAAAAAGGATCGCGTACTTACTGGTTTCATGATCATTCTATCATCCATCATATGTTTATACCATACATGGCCAAAGACAAATTGAGTTCATGTTCATGACTTTCGGCTGTAATTTATTATATTATTAATTAGTCCATTCTGTCGCCTACGGGTAGCAGATTGGAGAGCTGAGAAATCCTGGACGTCGGTTAGTTTTCGACGGCACGGATCCTACCATCCCCATCCTCGGCTCGGCAGCATCCGGCCCGGTCGTCAACCAAACAACCTGCTCCCCTGCGGGTTCCCCTGTTCGCCTTCGCCCCGCTGGTGGCATCTCTTTCCGCCGCCGAAccctcctccgcccgcgccgcgggtccctccctccctccctccctccctccctccctgatcctccggccaccggccgcGGCGCCACTCCCGGTCTAGAGGTGTTGGAGATCCGCCCGTCCCAGCGAATTTGGGAAGATGGCAAACATCCGTGCGCTTCTGGTCGGGTAAGATGTTAGATGCTACCGAGGAATTCGTGCGGATTGCGATGCGTGTCCGCTCGGCTATttgccattttttttctaatgctGATCTCCCGCAGCTTGTCGCGCGCAAGGGGTTCCTTAGCCGAGGCTGGGCGATGTGCTTCCTTAAGGTATAGCATTGCATATTTTGTCAATGGGATCGTTCAGTTTTATACTGTTGTGGAATCGTTTTGTTGGTCCATGTACTCGGTGCCGGCACCAATTTTGATACTAGGGTTAACTAGTTAGCTGTGAATGTGGATTAGCACATGTGTAGATTTCATGCTTTGATTATTTGCAATAGATGATTGTTGGAATTAGGTATTGAATTTGCAGTAATTAAGGAAGTATACCCAAAGGTTGCAAGTCCTTTAGTTTGTGATCACCTATATCTTTCTTCTGTacaatgttttttttcttctgaagtACGATCTCTTTCCAGGCCATCACTCCTAGCATCAATGGTTGAACATTACAAGgtgagttcaaattttgatcCTTTTCATCAATCAAACTGCTACTTATTTAGCATTCCTATTTCAGGTTCCCTTGCCAACCCGTTGGTTCTCCTCAACAGGTATAACCACATGCCTCACATTGTTAATCTGATATGTTATAGATGgacagacaaaaaaaaatatttcaatagTTTGACCCTGTAGCTCTGTTATCTTGTAAGTCTTTGAATTAATCTATCCATTGCTTTGCATAAACAGGAAAACTTGAAATATTTAAACCGCTAGCTTAAACTCGCGAAATTACCAAGTTTTATATGGTTTAGCTCTTATGTTTCTTGGTTGTCTGGCAATGTAATTTGATGAAAGAAAGTCCCTATGCAAATTAGTATGCTGTATTGGATTTTCTATGTTAACAAACTTATTTCTACGGACATGTTCCAGTCAAGAGAAATTTTCTAGGAACTATTATATGACCCTTTTTCACATTTGAAACGAAATTGTAACTAAAAACATGTACCAAAATATGCTGTTAGCATGTAGCAATCTATGGCACTATCGTTAATATGTTCTTATCTTTTCACAGGGCTTCCTCCACATCTGGTGGTTGGGATGCCAGCACTGTCCCCTACTATGGTAAAAACTTAATACATGTTGCAAGCTTTGTTTCTTTGTTCTTTATGTATATTCCATACTCTGACATAGTTTTCATTAGAACCAAGGTAACATTGCGAAATGGAGAAAACAGGAAGGAGACAAGGTTAGGTTTCTGCTAACTGATATTTCATTATACAAATATCCCATTCCCAAAATAGAATTTCTTATTTTTATCACTGTCAGTATCATTAAACACTCTATGTTGTTTGCAGATAGAGGTTGGTGATGTGATATGCGAGATAGAaactgataaagccactcttgAATTTGAAAGCCTTGAAGAGGGGTAATGTCCTGAAAGACAAGTTTCTCATTGGGTTTAAATCTATACTGTGGACTGCGAATATGACAGTTTCTGAGATTTGCCTCTAGAATTATGATTTTGCATTCCCAAGTTTACATTTTCTGCAAAGTATGCTCTAGACTCATGAACTGTCACTATGAAAAAAGTGCTTTCCATTACAATAATCTGTTCAGTGGTAGAACGTGTCACAATGCTTTAGGGATAGGTTGAATGAAACTTTTTCAATAGTTTTAGCTCTGACATTTTGCATTACATGAACCTCCCTGTATTCCTTTTTTACTGGAAAAATTCATTAACATTCTTGCAAACCTTGCTCATAGTTTATTTAGACAATTCTGGTCAATATAGTGCTCCAAGTCAAATCAGTGTAATGTGCTATACTTCTTTCCTTCACCTAAGAAATTACCAAAACTTTGCCGTTATGCGTCAATTACGTAGATTACTTAAGAAAGTTCCAGTAATTCCCGTGCAAGTCTATCAGTATGAAATACATTAAATGTTTAAGTTTTTAAATAATTGGCAGTAATAGAACACAGTTACTGTTTCATTTAAGTTTTTACTTGTCTTTATCTAATTTGTGTTTGGTCATAGTTTTATTCTTTTGGGACACCCTGTCTTTTCTTGTCATGAATGCTTTGTTAATTCTGCATACACCATTCTTGTTTAACCTAACCACGTTAATATCTTAGGTATCTGGCCAAAATTTTAGCACCTGAAGGTTCAAAGGATGTTCAGGTTGGACAACCCATTGCTGTCACGGTATAGCTCCATGACTGGTGGCGTCTATTTCCTTTCAACATCCATTTTAAATTTCTACTGATTGCTGTTTGTCCATTTAAGGTTGAAGAGCTTGATGATATTAAAAGCATACCAGCTGATACATCCTTCAGAGGTGAACAAAAGGAAGAGCAGTCAACAGAAAGTGCACCACAAACTGATGTAACTAGTGTGTCTGAACAAAGCTCAGTAGTGAGCCGAATCAGTCCGGCAGCTAAGTTACTTATCAAGGAACATGGACTGGATATGTCATCACTGAGAGCATCAGGTCCCCGTGGCACCCTTCTGAAAGGGGATGTTCTGGCTGCACTGAAGTCAGGTGCAGTTTCAAGCTCAGCCAAAGAAAAGAAGGCTCCAGCGGCACCTTCATCTCAGCCAACTCATGATTCCCAGGCTCAACCAGCCACTACTTCACAAAAGGCTGATACATATGAAGATATTCTGAATAGTCAGATACGTAAGGTACTCTGTTTAACTCTTTCGACTTttgtagatattattataaatatttttagTTATGTTACCTCGTGCATATAATAAACTTAAAAACTATAGTCTGAGATCAATCTAAGTGCTAATACCCAAGATCAATCTAAGTGCTAATACTCAAGCTTTCAGCGCCACACTGAACTCCTCCAGTCCGCCTACCATGCATCTAGCTACAGGTATTGTAGGATGGCCCAGAGCCCCAGAGTTTCTCACAATGAATCAATTTATTAATAAACTTCATGTTctctatatatattattttagaTTAAAATCAAGGCTTCAACCTAAAAAATTGTAATATAAGTACTTCAAATATTTGCTGCTGGGGATGGATTCTGGAAATGTGTCATTCCATTTTATAGCCTGTTTCGTCCATTTATCTATCTGCTGGATATTCTGTGCATGATGTTTTTGATGAAAATGAACTTGGTCAGGTCTGTGCATTACACTTAGAATGTACACAATGTTTCAGTCTTTCAGAAGTgtcaacctttttttttgtatcatgcaggttATTGCAAAAAGGTTGATTGAATCAAAACAGACGACTCCTCATTTATATCTATCCAAAGGTTTGTATCCATTCCCTGCACATGCTATTTTCTGATGTTATTGACATGATGATATAAGGTTTGTATCCATTCCCTGCACATGCTATTTTCTGATGTTATTGACATGATGATATGTGTTGCATTGTTCTCAGATGTTGTACTTGATCCCTTGCTCGCTTTCAGGAGCGAACTGAAAGGTTTGTAATTTATTTCCTTTTATTGGTTGTTTCAGTGATCAGATAAGAAAAGGGCCTTCTTTgctcatgatttttttattgcaGAGCAACATGGCATTAAAGTTTCAGTAAATGATATCATCATAAAAGCTGTGGCAATTGCCTTGCGGAACGTTCCTGAAGCAAATGGTAATTCCTAAAGAATTAATTAAATATCAAATTAGGCCTCTGTTTTATTTTTACTCCAGATGTATGTTTGGCCTAAACGTATGAACTCCACAATGACTTCCCATTCTTGGGAAGCTTAATGATGACGGCTGCCCAAGTTACTGGACCGTGTTCTCTTTGAAAGGTAGCAGCGATAGCATCCCACTGACCTGCACAAATATGATTCACTGATTCATTCACATTTTGCTTGAATGGGTCATGATGAAGTTCATACACCACGAAGGGAGTTTGTGGATTATACACCTCAGTTGGatagtactccctccggtcAGTATTATTTGACGTTTCAGACAGGGATTTTGACTTGCATGTAGTTCTATGTGCTTGTCTGAAACGTCTATTAAAAGTGACCAGAGGGGGTATGAACCTAAGCTAGTATTAAATTAGATTAACATAGTATGGAATCCCCATAACCTGAATTTAATCAGCTTCACAATCATACTTTGGTAGTGTTTGTTCCGTGGTATGAAACATAGCCACATAGGATAGTCACTGGACGGGCAGCTTGGATGGTTAAATCATTGCCCAATCAAGCTTATACATTGATGTGTCCCCTTGTACATTGTACAAGTACTGGAGTAATGTGGTGAGCATTGCAGCCAACCATCGAATCTCAAGTTTAGCTTCTGCCCTGGTTACTTTGTTTCCCTAAGATCCTTTTCCAAATGTATATTGACTCACTTGACAAGCATAGTGCAAGTGGCAAGCAGCCATGCACATGTTGAGTGTTTGACTGGTGGTTGGCACTTTGGCAGATTCCAAGTAGAATACTACTGAGTATTCTAGTTTCCTATCCTAGGCTTCAAACATAGCTAGCCAGACCCTGTCTTGTTTTTTGGTACAGCTGAACATACATTCTGCTTTTTTGGTGCTCCAGTATAGCTCTCTTTAGTCTCCAACTCCACTTTTGAAAAAATGAAttatttttcatcatttttcAGCTTACTGGAACAGTGAGAAGGAAGAAGCCCAAAAGCATGATTCAGTTGATATATCTATTGCTGTTGCCACAGAGAAGGTATGACTATATCACTATAAGAATGCCAAAAAATTATTGTTAGTGTATCTTTGGTGCCTCTAATGATTGTCTTTTCTATTCTAGGGCCTGATGACTCCAATTATAAGAAATGCAGATCAAAAGACTATATCAGCAATATCCTCAGAGGTATAAGAATGTTCCAATATTTTATATGTCCGAATGCTCTCACGGCTATTGATCAGAGTCATGTAAATGTAGCTCTTGCCATTAGCAGCCATCAAGCTTGTATATGGAAGCATTAAAATTGCAAAACCTTGTGGTCAACACTTTTCTAAGAAAATTTGTATTTCTGTGCTTAAAGGAATTTTAATTTTCAATCATTGTATGTCATGGTTTTCTCCATTCCTAATCACTCAGGTTAAGCAGCTAGCTGAGAAGGCAAGAGCTGGGAAACTTGCACCTAATGAATTTCAGGGGGGGACTTTCAGGTAAATGATGTCTGCCTGTTTGTAATTGTTCTTCAGGGAATCCTGCACATTGTGACGTTCCGTATTTTGACATTTTTACAACTCATGCATGCAGCATCTCAAATCTTGGGATGTACCCCGTGGACCATTTTTGTGCGATCATTAATCCTCCACAGGTTGCTCCCACTCTCACACCTCTTGTCTTCCCTAGTAAAGTGATCTGTTGAATTTGTACTGATGATTCCTATTCATGTCTTCTGTCAGTCCGGTATCTTAGCTGTTGGTAGAGGTAACAAGGTTGTTGAGCCTGTTGTGGACAGTGATGGTATGTTTCCTCGACATTGCGCTTTCCTGCTCATATCAATTGTGGACATAATATTAATCCATGTGACTTTTGTCCAGGAAATGAGAAGGCTGCTGCAGTTACAAAAATGAGCTTGACGCTGTCTGCTGACCATCGTGTGTTTGATGGGCAAGTAGGAGGTACTGATTCTTTTTTCGCTTTTGTATTTGTTTCCGCtattattcttttttatttgtgtTTGGTTTCCCTATTACTCCCTTGTCTAATTCACCTCTTTGCACGGGGGACAGGCAAGTTTTTCACGGAGCTGGCATCGAATTTCAGCGACATTAGGAGACTGCTACTGTAAATGGAAGGAGGTGGATGTCGTGTTTTGAAGAATTCTTTGTGGCAATGCTGCTCAAGAAAAGAGAACATTGAGATGCAACTCGGGGCTCAGTTGCTTGATCGACAGCCCATACAAAAGTAACCAATTTTGTAATAATTCTAATAAGAAAGAATTAGCACCTCCAgagtgtttttttcccttttaacGTTAGTTGGGAGGAGGCAAGGCATGTCCTGAGAATTGACAGATACGGTGCCACATTTCATGTTTAACGTGGTTCTGCAACATTGATCCTTGATGAGGTTTCCTGCGTCTTAAGCAGATCTCGTGTTTCCTGTGGATTTCTGGCGGAGACATTAGATGGACTCAGCGCATTTTGTTCATGATACATGGAAGTAATAACAGATTGGTTAACTCTTCACTTTCTTCATCTGTATAGACTATTGTCATCTGGTTTTGCGAACCGATCTGCTGCAGTAGCGTTCGATttttgctgctgttgctgttaTTGCTATTCCTACCGTActcgttttgaattttttaaattcataaattttactatgcatttagatatgTATTATGTTTTCATAATAAAAGATAAGgatttaattttttaaatttataaattttactatgcatctagatatgtaCAATGCATCGGCATCTAGATATGTACAATGCATCGGCATCAATGGGGCGCAGTGACGGCAAGCTGCCACTGGCAAATCCACTGATCTCACAGTGTGCTGCAAGGCAGCGCCGCACCAGCACGCCCACGTCGGCCCGACGACACCAAAATGCTGCGGGGGGGCTGCCGTAAGTCCGAAACCAAACCGCGAATCGCGATCTCAGCGGCAAATTCAAAATCCACAGCAGCCAGAATCAAACCCGCCTGGCGAAATCCACGCGGCGCAGCGGCAGGGCAGGCGGAGGCGGAAGCGCGCGATCGGGCTCGACCCTTGCCCAGTTGCCCGCCTTCCCCGTGCCCCCCGCGACGAAGAACGAGGAGGAGTAGGCTCGTGCTCGTGCACGTTTGGGGTCTCGATTCATGGCGCTGCGGACGGCCGGGGTGGGagcgcggcgtggcggcggtgcgATGTGGCGACGCTAGCTCTCCGCTCCGACCGCGCCCTCACGCTGCTCCACGTCGATTCAGAGGTATGCGGCAGCCCTGCGCTTTCGGTTTCGTGTTGGGTCGCTGATCGCGTGGTAAATTATCTTGACCTAGCAACTAGCATCGTGATCCCAGTTCGCGGGCTGAGGGTTTTGTGGCTTTGTGCACTGCCTGGTGTCTGGAGCCTAGGTGATCTGGAGAACTCGTCCAAATAGAGTCACATTCAGCGTCAGCGATCTGACTGCTCGATCCTGATAAAATTTCCCATTGGTCGACTTGAGTTGAACCAGCACCAGAACAATCTTATAATTTTCTCGCGCACTATTAGAGCACATGTAATGATTTGATTTCGTGTTATGAGGTCACTGGAACTTAGCAAACTGACTTTGTACAGAGGCGAACCTTAATTTTGGTATTCAATAATCACCGTCGCCACCAAATTTCGAGTTGGGAGGACCATAATAGCTGGAAATTAGGATTGTGACTTACATCTAGCTGGTTGAGGTTTTGGCTTTTAACTGCAGCTTGCTGCCAGTAAGAGACAGAGTGGACTTGTAATAAGGATGTGCGCTATTCTGGAAAATAGTGAACAAAAAAGGAAGATGATGATAAGAAACACTCAAGAGACTCCAAGCTCTTGTACACACACAGCATAATCAGGCTGCTGACACCTGCCTTAACAATGATGGTGTTGTTTTGCTTGGTCGACCTGCTGCAACTTTCTGGGCGTGATGTCCTCACTGAGTTCTAATGCTTGACTTCCAATATGATGTATTGGGCTTCACATAGTCAGGGAGCAAGTCTGTGGAGTACCATTTGACCAAATGATCATGGTTTCTTTTGATGAGAGCAATCAAATCACTTGGGCTCACTCAGCCAAATTATTTTGGAAGTTTTTTGTTCATGCTTAAAGTTAGTCTGTATTCCTAATAACAGAAAAAATCTTCATAGCTCATCTATGAGAAGTTATAAGTATTTCCTCAAAAGAAGTAACAATTCTCACAGCATCGCTCCTTTTAGCTGAACGTTTTAGTTACTTTCCATTTGCCATGCCAACAGGGGCCTTTCATAGTGTACAAGAACTTTGGGATTGGACATTTAAGATTATAAGTTCTCCATCCATCTCTAAATTTCATTTGTTTCAGGCTGTACAGGAATAAGGGTCTGAAATAGAGAAAAATAGGGGCTTCAGTTGCAAAGATTGAACATGAATATGAAGTCCTAGCTGCTATCTCCTAGTTTTCAGGAACCTCTCATTCTGAGATTACTAATTGTTAGTCCATAGGTCGGAGACTTACAGGGGGGAAAACATGAGAGATGAAACTGGTTAGATTGTCATTACTTAATATTGTTCGTTTTCAATGGATCTCATCACCAAGCAGTAGTCATAAATGTCACAAGTAGATGAAAGTTGAAATACCATTCGTCTATTACATGCTTGACTTGAAGAGGTTGCCTTCCTGTCTGGAAATGATAAGATCTCATATTCTCACTGTTGCTGCTGGATAAGTGACAACATCTCAACTATGAAGAACAGTTGTTCCTTCGCAAGTACACTAGTATTTAGAGTTGATTAGGGACCCCCACTCTCGCACAGGAACACTACAAGGAAATATATCTCCCGTCGTGTCATTTTCAGTTCTTATGCTAGAGACCTTTTCGTGTGTGATAGTAGATCACAGCTGTACTCGCTACCATGTCTATTTCTGAGTAAAGGCTTGCTCAACTACAATCTGTTAGTCCTTATCCTGTCGCCATCAATGTTGGCAAGAAAATGGATGATATGGTTGTAGAACTCGAAGCCTTTTCCTCAGCAATTCTATGTTTTTCGTTGACAAGGGGAATATCTTAGAATTTTGGTTTGTTATAATCTGTGCTGCTCAAATTTTCATGGTATTTAGTAACCTGCTTGGTTATTGCTATAGAAATTCTGTCTCCCCTTGTCAGGAACTTGTATGGGCAAGGTCCAAGGTGGTGCAGCCTCCAGCCGGGCTGGAGAGACAGAGAGACAAATGGGGGACCTTATCCTATGCCACCGCATGTGCTTTCTGAGCTTCTGTTCTGGTACAGTGAAAATGTTTCATATCCTTTGATTCCTTTCTTATACAGAGACCAATTGTATACCACGGTCAGTGAATTTTAACTTATTTCCTGTGCCAGAGTGTAATTTACTCCCACGAGGGTACCCGAGTCGTTTTCCTCTTGGTCGCACCCCAAAGATGCAGGTTGATGGATGTATTCCAGACTCCAGGAAGGTACCACATCTGTCTCCATCTCCGATACTAAGGGCCATGACATGGCTTATTCATATGGTTTTATGCTATAATAATCCCCTCCACCTTACTGTCCCGTATGCGTTGTGCCTGCACAATCAATCACAAAATCAGAGTCGGCTCAAAGAGCCTTTCCTTTGTGTCCGTTTCCACAAACTGTATCTGCATCTTTGTTCTGCCAAACGAACCATTTGCTACAGCTTAAATGTAGCTCTCACATTTCTCACTAGCTGCCCCCAATGGATTAGGCCCCCATTATGATCTGTGAGTAGTGTGTGCCTCTGTGGGCAACCTCGGCACATGAGTGGCCTCACGAACC encodes the following:
- the LOC101771199 gene encoding dihydrolipoyllysine-residue acetyltransferase component 1 of pyruvate dehydrogenase complex, mitochondrial; translated protein: MANIRALLVGLSRARGSLAEAGRCASLRPSLLASMVEHYKVPLPTRWFSSTGLPPHLVVGMPALSPTMNQGNIAKWRKQEGDKIEVGDVICEIETDKATLEFESLEEGYLAKILAPEGSKDVQVGQPIAVTVEELDDIKSIPADTSFRGEQKEEQSTESAPQTDVTSVSEQSSVVSRISPAAKLLIKEHGLDMSSLRASGPRGTLLKGDVLAALKSGAVSSSAKEKKAPAAPSSQPTHDSQAQPATTSQKADTYEDILNSQIRKVIAKRLIESKQTTPHLYLSKDVVLDPLLAFRSELKEQHGIKVSVNDIIIKAVAIALRNVPEANAYWNSEKEEAQKHDSVDISIAVATEKGLMTPIIRNADQKTISAISSEVKQLAEKARAGKLAPNEFQGGTFSISNLGMYPVDHFCAIINPPQSGILAVGRGNKVVEPVVDSDGNEKAAAVTKMSLTLSADHRVFDGQVGGKFFTELASNFSDIRRLLL